Below is a window of Leucobacter chromiiresistens DNA.
GCGACCGCGCACTGCTCGAGCTGCTGTACGCGAGCGGCGCACGCGTGAGCGAGGTCACCGCCCTCGACCTCGACGACCTGCTGGCCGCGCCCGGCCACGCGGATGCCGCCCACGACCCCGTCGCAGCGCTGGGCGACGGCGGCTTCGTGCAGGTGACCGGCAAAGGGGCGAAGCAGCGCATCGTGCCCTACGGCAGCTACGCGGGGGCGGCGCTCGCCGCCTACCTCGTGCGGGCGCGGCCGGCGATGGCGGCGCGCGGATCCGGCACCCCCGCCTTGTTCGTGGGCCCGCGCGGGGCTCGGCTCTCGCGGCAGAGCGCCTGGCTCGTGATCAAAGCGGCGGCGGAGCGCGCCGAACTCGCCCAGGAGGTCTCGCCCCACACGCTGCGCCACTCCTTCGCAACGCACCTGCTCGCCGGCGGCGCCGACGTGCGCACTGTGCAGGAACTGCTGGGGCACGCCTCGGTGACGACGACGCAGATCTACACGCAGGTCACCGCCGACACGCTGCGGGAGCACTACCTGCTCGCCCACCCGCGCGCGAAGTAGCCGGCTCGCTCGCACCGGCCGGCGCGCGCATCACCCGGCACCGCCCCTTCCGCAGGTGAACGGCGGATGGCCGAACGGCAAACGTTCGGCGAGCGGGGCCGAACTCTCGGCGATACCGCCTCGCGCCCTCCGCCGCAGGTGACATATTCGAAGCAGACCGACCGCGGCCGCCGAACGGGCAGTCGCGGCCCCGACGCCGACAGCGAAGCAGACACCGACCCGTGAACGCCACCCCGAGCGAGCCGCCGCAGCCGCAGCCGCAGCAGCCGCAGCAACCGCAGCAGCCGCAGCAGCCGCAGGAATCGCAGATCCCCCTCACCCGCGGAGCGGAGGCCGCCCCCGAGCGCACGCTCATCGACATCCTGCGCGCCAGCGCCGCGTCGCACCCCGAGGCCTCCGCGCTCGACGCCGGATCGGGGGCGCTGAGCTACCGGGAGCTGCTCGTCGCCGTCGAGCGGAGGGCGGCCGAGCTGCGCGCGTCGGGGGTGCGTCGCGGCGACCGGGTCGGCGTGCGCGTCGATTCGGGGTCGCAGGAGCTCTACATCGCCATCCTCGCCGTTCTGCGGGCGGGCGCCGCCTACGTTCCCGTCGACGCCGACGACACCGACGAGCGGGCGCGGCTCGTGTTCGGCGAGGCCGGGGTGGTGGGCATCGTCGGGAACGACGGGTTCGTGCTGCGCGAGCAGCGAGATGCGGTGCGCGCGGCACCCGGTGAGCCGGACGGAGTCGGTGCCGATCCGTCGCCCGACGACGACGCCTGGATCATCTTCACCTCGGGCTCGACCGGCGTGCCGAAGGGCGTGGCCGTCACCCACCGCTCCGCCGCGGCCTTCGTCGACGCCGAGGCGCGCATGTTCCTGCCGCACGACCCCCTCGGCCCGGGCGACCGCGTGCTGGCGGGCCTCTCGGTGGCCTTCGACGCCTCGTGCGAGGAGATGTGGCTCGCGTGGCGGCACGGCGCCTGCCTGGTGCCCGCGCCGCGCGCCATCGTGCGGGCCGGAGCCGACCTCGCGCAGTGGCTGGTGCGGCAGAGCATCAGCGTCATCTCGACGGTGCCCACGCTCGCCGCGATGTGGCCCGCCGAGGCGATCGAGCACGTGCGCCTGCTGATCTTCGGCGGCGAGGCCTGCCCGCCCGAGCTGGCAGCCCGCCTGGTGGAGCCCGGTCGAGAGGTGTGGAACACCTACGGTCCCACCGAGGCGACCGTCGTCGCCTGCGGATGCCGACTCGACGGCGTCTCGCCCATCAGCATCGGGCTGCCGCTCGACGGCTGGGATCTCGCGGTGGTCGACGGCGCGGGGCGCCGCGTGGGCCCCGGCGAGGCGGGTGAGCTCATCATCGGCGGCGTCGGTCTCGCGCGCTATCTCGATCCGGCCAAGGATGCGGAGAAGTACGCGCCGATGCCCGAGCTCGGGTGGGAGCGCGCCTACCGCTCGGGCGACCTGGTGCGCTACGAGCCGACCGGCCTGCGGTTTCTGGGCCGGGCCGACGATCAGGTGAAGGTCGGCGGGCGCCGCATCGAACTCGGCGAGGTGGAGCACGCGCTGCAGGAGCTGCCGGGCGTGACGGCCGCCGCAGCCGCGGTGCGCGCGAGCGAGTCGGGCGTGCCCGTGCTGGTCGGCTACCTCGTGGTGGAGGGCGGCGAATCGCTCGATCGGGCGCTCGCCCGCGAGCACCTGTCGGAGCGCCTCGCCGCCGGGGTGATGCCGCTGCTCGCCGTGGTCGACGCGCTGCCGGTGCGCACCTCGGGCAAGGTCGACCGGGCCGCGCTGCCGTGGCCGCTGCCCGGCGTGCGCGCCGAGACGGCGACGGGGCTGACGGCGGGCGAGCAGTGGGTGGCGGCGCAGTGGCAGGCCGTGCTCGGCGTGCCCGTGGCGGGGCGCGACGCCGACTTCTTCGATCTCGGCGGCGGCTCGCTCGCGGCGGCGCAGCTCGTCTCGCGCATCCGCGCCCGCGTTCCCGAGTTCACCGTGGCCGACATCT
It encodes the following:
- a CDS encoding site-specific tyrosine recombinase XerD, whose protein sequence is MPLSVAQGTERFLRHVALELGLSANSRSAYRRDLAAYAAWLERRGVPDLGSVTPETLSAYVAELASPQTGDDGAERPPLAAASITRRLSTVRSMHRFLFEEGLLETHAGSGVRTPKRAQRLPKALPIADVEALLAAAGGDDPVGLRDRALLELLYASGARVSEVTALDLDDLLAAPGHADAAHDPVAALGDGGFVQVTGKGAKQRIVPYGSYAGAALAAYLVRARPAMAARGSGTPALFVGPRGARLSRQSAWLVIKAAAERAELAQEVSPHTLRHSFATHLLAGGADVRTVQELLGHASVTTTQIYTQVTADTLREHYLLAHPRAK